A region from the Bacteroidota bacterium genome encodes:
- a CDS encoding anthranilate synthase component I family protein has protein sequence MVPEPLNLNRRPRLTEINPAGIPFGTSPSFYLFSANHQDPRSRFHWIAAHPTRWIFLYPTHIETESGILPVRHPSDIRHFLKSVWQVPPSHSPWLSGWFFLLGYELSWYLQETNLQPPALPDDHCLGVLMQPGTLLRSPSSNPDWTGHLAHSSIQVPADHPLPTNPGVLSGSTGLSYADYESAIRRILSHIRDGQTYEVNFCYPVHLTGLKESDQILFNRLVTTAGSSFTAYVNLGNRSILSGSPERFFSLSDNQITVQPMKGTRKRLSDPVLDRKLRQELKASEKDRAENLMIVDLMRNDLGRICRAGSVQTTGLFEIESYPTVHQMISTVSGTVEPSVTFYDILSALFPPGSMTGAPKRKTMELIHDLEAWPRGFYSGILGYWDGCSEAETSVLIRCMDRQGEKATIQVGGGIVADSKPEEEYGETLIKLKSTLNALGAGSDAIHGIGPGWVENLR, from the coding sequence ATGGTACCTGAACCGTTGAATCTGAACAGGCGTCCCCGGTTGACGGAAATCAATCCGGCCGGAATACCCTTCGGTACTTCGCCGTCTTTCTACCTTTTCTCAGCCAATCATCAGGATCCGCGCAGCCGTTTTCACTGGATCGCCGCCCATCCGACCCGGTGGATTTTCCTGTATCCAACCCATATTGAAACCGAATCGGGAATCCTTCCCGTCCGGCATCCCTCAGACATCCGGCATTTTCTGAAATCAGTCTGGCAGGTGCCTCCTTCCCATTCACCCTGGCTTTCCGGGTGGTTTTTCCTGCTTGGGTATGAACTTTCCTGGTATCTGCAAGAAACCAACCTGCAACCGCCGGCTCTTCCCGATGATCACTGCCTGGGTGTGCTCATGCAGCCGGGAACCCTGCTCCGGTCCCCAAGCAGCAACCCTGACTGGACCGGGCACCTGGCTCATTCATCCATACAGGTACCTGCAGATCATCCTCTTCCAACGAACCCTGGAGTTCTTTCCGGCTCAACCGGACTTTCGTATGCTGATTATGAATCAGCCATCAGGCGTATTCTTTCACACATACGCGACGGTCAAACCTATGAAGTGAATTTCTGCTATCCGGTTCATCTCACCGGACTAAAGGAAAGCGACCAGATTTTGTTCAACCGGTTGGTTACCACAGCCGGGTCCTCCTTTACCGCCTACGTCAATCTTGGCAATCGAAGCATTCTTTCCGGCTCCCCAGAGCGGTTTTTCAGCCTTTCTGACAACCAGATCACGGTTCAGCCCATGAAGGGAACCCGCAAACGATTATCCGATCCTGTGCTCGACAGGAAGTTGCGGCAGGAATTGAAAGCATCAGAAAAGGACAGGGCCGAAAATCTGATGATCGTCGATCTGATGAGAAATGATCTCGGCCGAATCTGCCGTGCGGGTTCGGTGCAGACCACAGGGTTGTTCGAAATCGAAAGTTACCCGACTGTTCATCAGATGATTTCGACCGTTTCAGGCACAGTTGAACCTTCCGTCACCTTTTACGATATCCTTTCTGCACTTTTTCCGCCGGGTTCCATGACCGGTGCACCCAAACGAAAAACCATGGAGCTGATTCACGATCTGGAGGCTTGGCCCCGGGGTTTTTATTCCGGGATACTGGGATACTGGGATGGTTGTTCCGAAGCCGAAACCTCGGTACTGATCAGGTGCATGGACAGGCAGGGTGAAAAAGCGACGATTCAGGTTGGGGGAGGTATTGTTGCAGACAGCAAGCCGGAAGAGGAATACGGGGAAACGCTGATTAAACTGAAGAGTACATTAAATGCGTTGGGAGCCGGATCCGATGCCATTCATGGAATCGGACCCGGTTGGGTTGAAAATCTCAGGTAG
- a CDS encoding PspC domain-containing protein — translation METATNMPKRFYRNKKHSVLGGVGAGLADYTGLDVVLWRVIIILLAFSGVGIIAYLILWIIVPVNPDPDQVQVPVSRDYSVVQQIAGLFLVGIGVIWFIENLELYYVDQFFETIDPYRFPVILILAGTAILYYSFNRKKKEDTMETAQNENPRRLIRTRKDKWIAGVCGGLGLYFNIDPVLVRIGFIISAFISLGASVVIYLILALMTPKEDNII, via the coding sequence ATGGAAACCGCCACGAACATGCCAAAACGCTTTTACCGCAATAAAAAACACTCGGTCCTGGGAGGAGTGGGAGCGGGTCTGGCAGACTATACCGGATTGGATGTCGTACTCTGGCGGGTGATTATCATTTTACTTGCCTTTTCAGGTGTTGGAATTATCGCCTATCTGATCCTGTGGATTATCGTTCCGGTCAATCCGGATCCCGATCAGGTTCAGGTGCCGGTTTCGAGAGATTATTCGGTGGTTCAGCAAATTGCCGGATTGTTTCTGGTCGGAATCGGGGTGATATGGTTCATTGAAAATCTTGAGCTTTATTATGTGGACCAGTTTTTCGAAACCATCGATCCATACCGGTTTCCGGTTATTCTGATTCTGGCCGGAACCGCCATTTTATATTACTCCTTTAACAGGAAAAAGAAAGAGGATACCATGGAAACAGCACAAAATGAGAACCCCAGACGTCTGATCCGGACCCGTAAGGACAAATGGATTGCCGGCGTATGCGGTGGGCTGGGCCTCTATTTTAACATTGATCCTGTGCTGGTCAGAATCGGTTTCATCATCAGCGCCTTTATCAGTCTGGGGGCTTCTGTGGTGATCTATCTGATCCTTGCACTGATGACGCCAAAGGAGGATAATATTATATGA
- a CDS encoding ZIP family metal transporter, with the protein MTFQTEQLPTLILLVLVLVLTQLAGGYLALAGSPWIKKYQHYFLALSAGFLITLVIGNLIPEALEMSHNAPLYVIIGFGMLHFMEHTVSRHMHFGEEHHHIHTRGKQLVWGTLIGLYVHSMFDGLTLSVFYLHDPAIGLLTFFGVLLHKFPEGFTIASVAIAGDTPIRSAKKMVLVLSSASLVGLLITLFITEINPELSAMMMGLAGGVALYIGATDLVPEVNHASNRKVSLTLFGGMILFWFIGTFLHVH; encoded by the coding sequence ATGACATTTCAGACTGAACAACTTCCCACCCTGATTTTACTGGTTTTGGTACTGGTACTTACCCAACTGGCAGGTGGTTACCTGGCCCTTGCAGGTAGTCCCTGGATAAAAAAATACCAGCATTACTTTCTGGCTTTATCCGCCGGATTTCTGATCACTCTCGTTATCGGGAATCTGATTCCTGAAGCGCTGGAGATGAGTCATAACGCGCCGCTCTATGTCATCATCGGATTTGGTATGCTCCATTTTATGGAACATACCGTCAGTCGGCACATGCATTTCGGGGAAGAACATCATCATATTCATACCAGAGGAAAACAATTGGTCTGGGGAACCCTCATCGGATTGTATGTGCATTCCATGTTTGATGGACTCACCCTTTCCGTTTTCTATCTGCACGATCCGGCCATTGGGCTTTTGACCTTTTTCGGGGTTCTTCTTCATAAATTTCCCGAGGGATTTACCATTGCCTCAGTGGCCATCGCTGGCGATACCCCCATCCGGTCTGCAAAAAAAATGGTTTTGGTCCTTTCCAGCGCCAGTCTGGTCGGATTGCTGATCACCCTATTTATTACCGAAATCAACCCGGAACTCTCGGCAATGATGATGGGGTTGGCTGGCGGAGTGGCTTTGTACATCGGTGCCACAGACCTGGTTCCTGAAGTCAACCATGCCAGTAACCGCAAGGTCTCGCTCACTCTTTTCGGGGGGATGATCCTCTTCTGGTTCATCGGAACCTTCCTGCATGTTCATTGA
- a CDS encoding CPBP family intramembrane metalloprotease, which produces MSWLSKLLQTSHPVVRVLIYWFLSLLAGLAFTGMLLTPFLVSGQTRFAMWAGLCAIFLGFIAATFLAWLWYGDDAGSVTLGFKNHRWLKGVSGGLLSAGAVVLLVLLIYAAGLIQFGSFSPPTTAFYSVYTASVIFLTAAIEGLLLRGFPIQSMTRKPYPESWLVVLSVVYVLLHSGNPGYFWLSYINIFLMGLWLSYATLAAGTLWYSVGLHTGWNLSQTLIFGYSGVWSDEALWSLFPVTVMGNSSWLAGNDSGIEGSVMTTILIILLISYERTRWLRSLSS; this is translated from the coding sequence ATGTCCTGGCTTTCCAAATTATTACAAACGTCCCACCCTGTTGTCCGGGTTCTGATCTACTGGTTTCTGAGCCTGTTGGCAGGACTTGCTTTTACAGGGATGCTCCTGACTCCATTCCTGGTGTCCGGGCAAACCCGCTTTGCCATGTGGGCGGGTCTGTGTGCCATTTTCCTCGGATTTATTGCGGCTACCTTTCTGGCCTGGCTCTGGTACGGTGACGATGCCGGCTCGGTGACCCTGGGATTTAAAAACCATCGCTGGCTTAAAGGCGTCTCAGGTGGTTTGCTTTCGGCCGGGGCCGTGGTACTGTTGGTTCTGCTGATTTATGCGGCCGGATTGATTCAGTTTGGTTCCTTCAGCCCGCCAACAACTGCCTTTTATTCTGTCTATACCGCCTCGGTGATTTTTCTGACCGCTGCCATCGAAGGACTGCTGCTTCGAGGTTTTCCGATTCAATCCATGACCAGAAAGCCCTACCCCGAGTCCTGGCTGGTCGTTCTGTCGGTTGTGTATGTTCTGCTTCATTCCGGCAATCCCGGGTATTTCTGGCTTTCCTACATAAACATTTTCCTCATGGGATTGTGGTTATCCTATGCCACCCTCGCTGCAGGAACCTTGTGGTACTCGGTGGGGCTGCATACTGGCTGGAACCTGTCCCAAACATTGATTTTTGGTTACTCCGGTGTCTGGTCAGATGAGGCCCTCTGGTCGCTGTTTCCCGTTACCGTCATGGGCAATTCTTCATGGTTGGCAGGTAATGACAGTGGTATTGAGGGGTCCGTGATGACCACCATTCTCATCATTCTGCTGATCAGTTATGAAAGAACCCGATGGTTGCGGTCACTCTCCTCCTGA
- a CDS encoding DUF309 domain-containing protein: MQDLILSGWDLFKNQDFFEAHDQWEEAWQEMSGNRRMFWQAMIQLSVSAYHALNNHPSGAISQARKALTKFQSIPGLSNRSDVRELASLTSEWILILEKASFPEIRLFTETRLSSVPETILSI; encoded by the coding sequence ATGCAAGACCTGATCCTTTCCGGCTGGGACCTCTTTAAAAACCAGGATTTCTTCGAGGCCCATGATCAGTGGGAAGAAGCCTGGCAGGAGATGTCAGGAAACCGGCGGATGTTCTGGCAGGCGATGATCCAACTGTCGGTTTCTGCATATCATGCGCTGAATAATCATCCTTCTGGAGCCATCAGTCAGGCACGGAAAGCCCTCACTAAATTTCAATCCATTCCCGGGTTATCCAACCGGAGCGATGTTCGTGAACTGGCTTCGCTGACGTCAGAATGGATCCTGATCCTTGAAAAGGCGTCCTTTCCCGAAATCCGGTTGTTTACCGAAACCCGTCTGTCTTCTGTTCCCGAGACAATTTTATCAATCTGA
- a CDS encoding RsmB/NOP family class I SAM-dependent RNA methyltransferase, whose amino-acid sequence MTRNPLSLTITSEFFKTGDRLDWLIHQTFKRGRIPVDQKGAITDEVYRMVRLFPVAAARRGLDIFSGKPPLPEINRILKTTDFEELAGSLLALPIMGPHDPGQFGLPPVYKSDWWQPGAVTSPSFLYRSVQQRPVFLRQLNPAQPIPPGTKPVKGIPGALVWESEIRDFGEPWFKAGGFEVQDLSGQLASLLVNPKPTFKVLDACSGSGGKTMTLAGLMRNRGWITALSVNEREAANSRQRARKNRFSNIRFITNPGSLEAGLFDQVWVDAPCSGSGTIRRNPDLIYRMNREQIDRSSVVQLDLLKTYSAFVKPGGFLFYSTCSVFQSENESVRQKFLQESPGFSATSFKAAIDFHGLPLVDQPDYRFESIPHVDADGFYLTGFRKEH is encoded by the coding sequence ATGACCAGAAATCCGCTTAGCCTGACCATTACCTCAGAATTTTTTAAAACCGGCGACCGGCTGGACTGGCTGATTCATCAGACATTTAAACGGGGACGCATACCGGTGGACCAGAAGGGGGCCATTACCGATGAAGTCTACCGGATGGTCCGTTTGTTTCCTGTGGCCGCTGCCAGGCGCGGCCTGGATATTTTTTCCGGGAAACCTCCGTTACCCGAGATTAACCGGATTCTGAAAACCACCGACTTTGAAGAACTCGCAGGCAGTCTGCTTGCTCTCCCGATTATGGGTCCTCACGATCCCGGTCAGTTTGGTTTGCCGCCGGTTTATAAAAGTGATTGGTGGCAACCGGGGGCAGTAACCAGTCCATCCTTTCTGTACCGGTCGGTTCAGCAAAGGCCAGTGTTTCTCAGGCAACTCAATCCGGCCCAACCCATTCCTCCCGGAACCAAGCCGGTTAAGGGCATTCCAGGTGCACTTGTATGGGAATCAGAAATCAGAGATTTCGGTGAACCCTGGTTTAAAGCAGGTGGCTTCGAAGTGCAGGATTTATCGGGTCAGCTGGCCTCCCTGCTTGTCAATCCAAAACCCACCTTTAAGGTTCTGGATGCCTGTTCCGGCTCAGGCGGAAAAACCATGACTCTGGCCGGATTAATGAGAAACCGCGGATGGATCACCGCTTTATCGGTGAATGAACGAGAGGCGGCTAACTCAAGACAACGGGCAAGAAAAAACCGGTTCAGTAACATTCGGTTCATCACCAATCCCGGATCATTGGAAGCTGGTTTGTTTGATCAGGTCTGGGTCGATGCCCCCTGCTCAGGATCAGGAACCATCCGGCGGAACCCGGATCTGATTTACCGGATGAACCGGGAACAGATCGACAGAAGCTCGGTTGTTCAGCTCGACCTGCTCAAAACCTATTCTGCTTTTGTGAAACCCGGTGGTTTCCTGTTTTATTCAACGTGCTCGGTGTTTCAGTCAGAAAATGAATCAGTCCGGCAGAAATTCCTTCAGGAATCACCAGGCTTTTCTGCAACCTCTTTCAAGGCGGCCATTGACTTTCACGGACTTCCTTTGGTCGACCAGCCCGATTACCGGTTCGAGTCCATTCCGCATGTGGATGCCGATGGATTCTATTTGACTGGATTCAGAAAAGAACACTGA
- a CDS encoding YiiD C-terminal domain-containing protein, with protein sequence MKLRPWQLKWLLNGFPPFLINRIRVVSIGHDFMTATVKIRHSLLNRNFQGSVFGGSLFSAGDPVLALMYWQAIRHRNRHVRVWLKEASIRYRVPARSDCTIHYCLTETDLENAFAGLDRDGRYDVWHESRMVLEDGVIAAVMKTRIHIQLESHDQKSA encoded by the coding sequence ATGAAACTCCGACCCTGGCAGCTGAAATGGCTGCTGAATGGATTTCCTCCATTTTTAATCAACCGGATCCGTGTCGTTTCCATTGGGCATGATTTTATGACCGCAACGGTTAAAATCCGCCATTCATTGCTGAACCGAAATTTTCAGGGATCCGTTTTTGGCGGAAGTCTTTTCAGTGCAGGCGATCCGGTCCTTGCCCTCATGTACTGGCAGGCCATCCGTCACCGGAACCGGCATGTCAGGGTGTGGTTGAAAGAAGCCTCCATCCGATATCGTGTTCCGGCCCGATCGGATTGTACCATTCACTATTGCTTAACCGAAACCGACCTTGAAAATGCCTTTGCCGGCCTTGACAGGGACGGCCGGTATGATGTCTGGCATGAAAGCCGGATGGTCCTGGAAGACGGAGTCATTGCTGCCGTCATGAAAACGAGAATTCATATTCAACTGGAGTCCCATGACCAGAAATCCGCTTAG
- a CDS encoding FAD-dependent thymidylate synthase, with protein MHRTVPKVSLMKSFDQPFRNAIATARTCYSSKGIITDRDVSEKHFHIAHSTYQAGHHTTLQHAYFQFAITDLSRHAIWSFLHSHPFYNSEQVSQRYVEVKPGTFHIPDLNAAQLDIYLKAHDRLMDYYHRINESLTGVTTRAYLDRFPARKKDEKKIERDVKKKTQEIARYVLPVSTFAYLYHTVSGVTLLRYWRYCRQFDTPAETRDLTEAMVRLLLDHDPEFGEIIQEPLLPEETPEFMHLNLLDSKRSGGSGFIRSFDTSLEGKVSKLVSWTQNAEAVVADSVREVYGATSDYLSDDDAIDLVMNPAKNSLFGENLNLTTHSKVSRAMVHAHYTFRKKISHAADSQDQRHRMTPGSRPILATHLTDDPDYITPAIVLEDQTSEKLYKEAMDLAWTARAALISAGASQEAADYLLPNAVSVRFTESADLLNLHHKHQMRLCYNAQEEIWRASLDEALQISDIHPRLGNYLLPPCSQRILSKTRPVCPEGDRFCGIRVWTLDRKDYHRLI; from the coding sequence ATGCACCGGACGGTTCCCAAAGTCAGTCTGATGAAATCCTTCGATCAGCCATTCCGGAATGCCATTGCCACGGCCCGGACCTGCTATTCTTCAAAGGGTATCATAACCGACCGCGATGTGTCTGAAAAGCATTTTCATATTGCGCATTCCACCTATCAGGCCGGTCATCATACGACCCTTCAGCATGCCTATTTCCAGTTTGCCATCACCGATTTATCCCGTCATGCAATCTGGAGTTTCCTTCACAGCCATCCGTTTTACAACTCTGAACAGGTTAGTCAGCGATATGTTGAAGTGAAACCCGGTACGTTTCATATTCCCGATCTGAACGCCGCACAACTCGACATTTATCTGAAGGCACATGACCGGCTGATGGACTACTATCACCGGATCAATGAAAGTCTGACCGGCGTAACCACCCGTGCCTATCTGGACCGTTTCCCGGCGCGTAAAAAGGACGAGAAAAAGATAGAGCGGGATGTTAAGAAAAAAACACAGGAAATTGCCCGTTACGTCCTGCCGGTTTCCACGTTTGCTTATCTCTATCACACGGTCAGCGGAGTCACGCTGCTTCGTTACTGGAGATATTGCCGGCAGTTTGATACACCGGCAGAAACCCGTGACCTGACCGAGGCCATGGTAAGACTGCTTCTGGATCATGATCCTGAATTTGGAGAAATCATTCAGGAGCCGCTTCTGCCGGAAGAAACCCCCGAATTCATGCACCTGAATCTGCTCGATTCAAAACGGTCCGGTGGATCTGGTTTTATCCGTTCCTTCGATACCTCTCTGGAAGGGAAGGTTTCAAAACTGGTTTCCTGGACCCAGAATGCCGAGGCCGTCGTTGCCGATTCGGTCAGGGAAGTGTATGGCGCCACATCAGATTACCTTTCCGATGATGATGCCATTGACCTTGTAATGAATCCGGCAAAGAATTCCCTTTTTGGTGAAAACCTGAATCTGACCACCCATTCAAAAGTGTCCCGGGCCATGGTTCATGCCCATTACACTTTCCGGAAGAAAATCAGTCATGCAGCCGATTCACAGGATCAGCGGCACCGGATGACACCAGGTTCCAGGCCCATTCTGGCCACCCATCTGACGGATGACCCGGATTATATCACACCTGCCATTGTGCTTGAAGATCAAACGTCCGAAAAACTGTACAAAGAAGCCATGGACCTGGCATGGACAGCACGAGCCGCGCTGATCAGCGCTGGTGCCAGTCAGGAAGCTGCAGATTATTTGTTGCCGAATGCCGTCTCGGTCCGTTTTACCGAATCGGCAGATCTTTTGAATCTGCATCATAAACATCAGATGCGGTTGTGCTACAATGCCCAGGAAGAAATCTGGCGAGCCTCGCTGGATGAAGCATTACAGATTTCGGATATACACCCTCGTCTGGGAAACTATTTATTACCCCCCTGTTCTCAAAGAATCCTCAGTAAGACCAGACCCGTCTGTCCGGAAGGGGATCGCTTTTGTGGAATCAGAGTCTGGACTCTGGACAGGAAAGATTATCATCGTCTGATCTGA
- a CDS encoding (2Fe-2S) ferredoxin domain-containing protein, with translation MSLPGYRHHIFVCENLREPGHPRGSCAEKGSPDLRAALSSEIAARDLKGIIRANKAGCLDYCEQGPCMVIYPEGVWYAPRTADDIREIMVSHIDGGEVVSRLLLNTEKA, from the coding sequence ATGTCCCTTCCCGGGTACCGCCATCATATTTTTGTTTGTGAAAATCTGCGCGAACCGGGACACCCGCGCGGCTCCTGTGCAGAGAAGGGAAGTCCCGATCTGCGTGCTGCTCTCAGCAGTGAGATTGCCGCCAGAGACCTTAAAGGGATCATCAGAGCCAATAAAGCCGGTTGTCTCGATTACTGCGAACAAGGCCCCTGCATGGTGATTTATCCTGAAGGTGTCTGGTATGCACCGCGCACGGCTGATGACATCAGGGAAATCATGGTGTCTCATATTGATGGCGGTGAAGTGGTATCCCGTTTGCTTCTGAATACGGAGAAAGCCTGA
- a CDS encoding M28 family peptidase: protein MKPALSLILLAGFFTGCMKYNPEITEADLQTSVGFLASDSLLGRATGSDQLQEAAAWISDRFSEAGLVPLGDSGSYFRSWPFVSGVEMKPSTAVVANGTALLRPADFQPAAFSGSASLRDLEVAFAGFGLDLPDGSYSEYGGEPVTGKAVVVFSGNPDKSNPHSLFASSSSSSVRVKARTADAKGAAALLVVNPFNPDNLSDQLPAPVYDRGAMVDIPVVYIKRSVVDSWLKTAGKPGLETLEKQITPSKPGKVISVPGVRLDVNVSAVLVKKPAVNVVGLIEGTDPVLKNEYVVIGAHYDHLGMGGQGSLYRGPEPQIHNGADDNASGTAGLIELIQAIAGGKNLPKRSIIAAAFSGEELGLLGSTALVDSFPVPLNQVVAMFNFDMIGRLDSLGQVVIYGTGTSPGFSSMLDSLNSGTGLVLTHKPEGYGPSDHSVFYSKGIPVLFFHTGLHSDYHRPTDDAETLNYQGMTNLLQLSLKTVLTVAGLPERPAYIQMARPESSRAMAFNVYFGTIPNYASTEKGLKLTGVNAGSPAERAGLKPGDVILKVGPFEVADIYDYTRALSELTPGRTVELIYKRGSEEIRSVITPEKRN, encoded by the coding sequence ATGAAACCTGCCCTTTCCCTGATCTTACTGGCCGGATTTTTTACCGGCTGCATGAAATACAATCCTGAAATAACCGAGGCAGATCTGCAGACATCGGTCGGATTCCTTGCAAGTGATTCTCTGCTGGGCCGGGCAACCGGCAGCGATCAGCTTCAGGAAGCAGCTGCCTGGATTTCGGATCGTTTCTCTGAGGCCGGCCTGGTTCCTCTGGGCGATTCCGGCAGTTATTTCAGGTCCTGGCCATTTGTATCAGGTGTGGAAATGAAACCTTCCACCGCGGTGGTTGCAAACGGAACAGCCCTTTTGAGACCGGCCGATTTTCAGCCGGCTGCGTTTTCCGGTTCCGCTTCCCTGCGTGATCTTGAAGTGGCTTTTGCCGGTTTCGGGCTCGATCTGCCCGACGGATCCTATTCAGAATATGGCGGTGAACCGGTTACTGGTAAAGCCGTGGTGGTTTTTTCAGGAAATCCCGATAAATCGAATCCGCATTCCCTGTTTGCTTCCTCTTCATCCTCATCGGTTCGTGTGAAGGCCAGAACAGCAGATGCCAAAGGTGCCGCAGCGTTGTTGGTGGTCAATCCGTTTAACCCGGATAATCTCTCTGATCAGTTACCTGCACCGGTTTATGACCGTGGTGCCATGGTGGATATACCGGTGGTTTACATCAAAAGGTCCGTGGTAGACAGCTGGCTGAAAACCGCCGGAAAGCCAGGTCTGGAAACACTTGAAAAACAGATCACCCCTTCCAAACCGGGAAAAGTCATATCTGTGCCCGGAGTCCGGCTGGATGTGAATGTTTCAGCTGTTTTGGTGAAGAAACCAGCTGTCAATGTGGTTGGACTGATTGAAGGGACCGATCCGGTTTTAAAAAATGAGTACGTGGTGATTGGTGCACATTATGATCACCTCGGCATGGGCGGGCAAGGCTCCCTTTATCGTGGACCGGAACCTCAGATTCACAACGGGGCCGATGACAATGCATCTGGAACGGCCGGTCTGATTGAACTGATTCAGGCCATTGCTGGCGGAAAAAACCTGCCAAAACGGTCGATAATTGCAGCTGCATTCAGTGGGGAAGAGTTGGGATTGCTGGGAAGCACGGCGCTGGTTGATTCCTTTCCGGTTCCGCTGAATCAGGTGGTGGCCATGTTTAATTTCGACATGATTGGCCGCCTCGATTCCCTTGGTCAGGTGGTGATTTATGGAACGGGGACTTCTCCTGGTTTCTCATCTATGCTGGACTCCCTCAATTCGGGAACCGGTCTGGTGCTTACTCACAAGCCGGAAGGATACGGTCCCAGCGATCATTCCGTCTTTTATTCCAAAGGAATTCCTGTCCTCTTTTTCCACACGGGATTGCATTCTGATTACCATCGTCCGACCGATGATGCAGAAACATTGAACTATCAGGGCATGACCAACCTGCTTCAGTTGTCCCTTAAAACGGTGCTTACCGTTGCCGGTTTACCCGAACGACCTGCCTACATTCAGATGGCCCGGCCCGAAAGTTCACGTGCCATGGCCTTTAATGTATATTTCGGAACCATTCCAAACTATGCAAGCACAGAAAAAGGCTTAAAACTCACCGGGGTGAATGCCGGTTCTCCTGCAGAAAGAGCAGGCTTGAAACCAGGCGATGTGATTCTGAAAGTAGGACCTTTTGAAGTGGCCGATATTTATGACTATACACGTGCCCTCAGTGAACTGACACCCGGCCGAACGGTTGAACTGATTTACAAGCGCGGCAGCGAGGAAATCCGGTCGGTTATTACTCCCGAGAAAAGGAATTAA
- a CDS encoding DUF4340 domain-containing protein → MNKRTLLFLGLFGALILFIGLLIWFFTRPVSGTFEAGNLVGPDRNDLTAIEMNSDKGTFRLERTDSVWNLVSPVIDRVDQDKLDAFFRVFGEARLLAPVSRNPAKFHLFGLDSLSGTIRLTAQDETTSLRIGKTGPDYASTFIQNESVQEVWSVAGLISNLIGTVNDYRDKSIFRLKVNTLSAVRVESISESLTFNRDSTGWFLSGKKVKEDVFLPFSQNLSRLDGFSILDTVTTIPATWPQSVKVTATGPDGQVAVSFYKIPEQLSYAAVVEGSAKILSVNDYLVDRFIKPASYWTEP, encoded by the coding sequence ATGAACAAACGGACCTTGCTTTTTCTTGGGCTTTTTGGGGCCTTGATCCTTTTTATTGGATTATTGATCTGGTTTTTCACACGGCCGGTATCCGGAACTTTTGAAGCCGGAAATCTGGTCGGACCCGATCGTAATGATCTGACCGCCATTGAAATGAACTCGGACAAAGGAACTTTCCGGCTTGAACGGACCGATTCCGTCTGGAACCTGGTTTCTCCTGTAATAGACCGCGTGGATCAGGATAAACTCGATGCCTTTTTCCGCGTGTTTGGTGAGGCCCGACTGCTGGCACCGGTCAGCAGAAATCCCGCCAAATTTCATTTGTTCGGACTCGATTCACTTTCCGGAACTATCCGCTTGACCGCTCAGGATGAAACCACTTCACTCAGGATCGGAAAGACAGGCCCGGATTATGCTTCCACATTTATTCAGAACGAATCGGTTCAGGAAGTCTGGTCGGTGGCAGGTCTGATATCCAATCTGATTGGAACTGTGAATGATTACCGTGATAAATCCATCTTCCGGCTGAAGGTGAATACCCTGTCAGCAGTCAGGGTGGAATCAATCAGCGAAAGCCTTACCTTTAACCGTGATTCAACCGGCTGGTTTCTGTCTGGAAAAAAAGTGAAGGAGGATGTGTTTCTGCCCTTCAGCCAGAATCTGTCCAGATTAGATGGTTTTTCCATTCTGGATACAGTAACCACCATACCGGCAACCTGGCCGCAATCGGTTAAAGTGACCGCAACAGGCCCAGACGGACAGGTAGCCGTTTCTTTCTACAAAATACCCGAACAGTTATCGTACGCGGCGGTGGTGGAAGGATCAGCAAAAATTTTGAGCGTGAACGATTATCTGGTTGATCGGTTTATTAAACCTGCATCTTATTGGACTGAACCATGA